One window of the Thunnus albacares chromosome 3, fThuAlb1.1, whole genome shotgun sequence genome contains the following:
- the LOC122974713 gene encoding E3 ubiquitin-protein ligase TRIM21-like: MSAASCLQSKHQFLCSICLDVFTDPVTTSCGHNFCKNCITEHWNSNDQYLCPMCKKVFNTKPELHVNTLLSEMVSQLRQEAQQKASSSSSEQQAAKPGEVPCDVCTGTKLKALKSCLVCLTSYCETHLEPHLTMSGLKRHQLMDPVENLEDRMCMKHDKPLELFCKTNQTCVCMLCTYSDHKTHEFVPLKEEYEGKKAELGKTEAEIQQMIQKRRLKIQKIKQSVELSKEAADRETAEGVQVFTALKESVERGQAKLINSIKKRQKKSEKQAEDFIKELEQEISELMKRSSEVEKLSHSEDHLHLLQNFPSLKAAPPIKDWTEVSIRPPSYEGTVVRAVAQLEDTLSEEMKKLVKAELKRVQKYAVDVTLDPDTAHPELILSDDGKQVNHGDKRKNLPDNPKRFSDCANVLGKQSFSSGRFYFEVQVKGKTEWTLGVARESINRKGQITLRPQDGYWTIWMRNGNEYKALAGPDVDLSLKSQPQKVGMFVDYEEGLVSFYDIDTVDLICSFTGCSFTEKLYPYFSPCPHDGSKNSAPLIICPVNQTA, encoded by the coding sequence atgtctgctgccagctgtctgCAATCTAAACATCAGTTTCTGTGCTCCATCTGCctggatgtgttcactgatccagtcaccacatcatgtggacacaacttctgcaaaaactgcatcactgaACACTGGAACAGTAATGACCAGTACCTGTGTCCAATGTGTAAAAAGGTTTTCAACACAAAACCTGAGCTTCATGTCAACACTTTGCTCTCTGAGATGGTTTCTCAGTTAAGAcaggaagctcaacagaaagccagcagcagcagctcagagcaacaagctgccaaaccaggagaagttccctgtgacgtctgtactggaaccaaactgaaggccctgaagtcctgtctggtgtgtctgacctcctactgtgagactcacctggagccTCATCTGACAATGTCAGGTCTGAAAAGACATCAGCTGATGGACCCTGTGGAGAACCTGGAAGACAGGATGTGTATGAAGCACGATAAACCTCTGGAGCTGTTCTGTAAGACCAACCAgacatgtgtctgcatgctctGCACCTATTCTGACCACAAGACACATGAGTTTGTTCCTctgaaagaagaatatgaaggaaagaaggcagagctggggaagacagaggctgaaattcagcagatgatccagaagagACGATTGAAGATACAAAAGATCAAACAGTCAGTTGAGCTCAGTAAGGaagctgcagacagagagacagcagaaGGTGTTCAGGTCTTCACCGCTCTGAAGGAGTCTGTTGAGCGAGGTCAAGCAAAACTCATCAActcaattaaaaaaagacagaaaaaatcagagaaacaggctgaagacttcatcaaagagctggaacAGGAAATCTCTGAGCTGATGAAGAGAAGTTCTGAAGTGGAGAAGCTCTCACACTCTGaagaccacctccacctcctccaaaacTTCCCATCCCTGAAAGCTGCTCCACCCATcaaagactggacagaggtCAGCATCCGTCCACCATCATATGAGGGGACTGTGGTGAGAGCTGTGGCTCAACTGGAGGATACGCTCagtgaagagatgaagaagctgGTTAAAGCTGAGCTGAAGAGGGTCCAGAAGTatgcagtggatgtgactcttgATCCTGATACAGCACATCCTGaactcatcctgtctgatgatggAAAACAAGTGAATCATGGCGATAAGAGGAAGAATCTTCCAGACAACCCAAAGAGATTTTCCGATTGTGCTAATGTTTTAGGAAAGCAGAGTTTCTCTTCAGgcagattttactttgaggttcagGTTAAAGGGAAGACTGAGTGGACTTTAGGAGTGGCCAGAGAGTCCATCAACAGGAAGGGACAAATCACACTGAGACCTCAGGATGGTTACTGGACTATATGGatgagaaatggaaatgagtaCAAAGCTCTTGCTGGGCCTGATGTCGATCTCTCTCTGAAGTCTCAGCCTCAGAAGGTGGGGATGTTTGTGGATTATGAGgagggtctggtctccttttatgaCATAGACACTGTAGATCTTATCTGCAGCTTTACTGGCTGctccttcactgagaaactctacCCATACTTCAGTCCCTGTCCTCATGATGGCAGTAAAAACTCTGCTCCTCTGATCAtctgtcctgtcaatcaaactgccTGA
- the LOC122976689 gene encoding E3 ubiquitin-protein ligase TRIM21-like, protein MSTASCLRSEDQFLCSICLDVFTDPVTTSCGHNFCKNCITEHWNSNDQYLCPICKEVFITRPELHVNTLLSGMVSQFRQESRQKASSSSSEQQAAKPGEVPCDICTGTKLKALKSCLVCLASYCETHLEPHLTASRLKRHQLMDPVENLEDRMCMKHDKPLELFCKTDQTCVCMLCSVLDHKTHEFVPLKEEYEGKKAELGKTEAEIQQMIQKRQLKIQEIKHSVDLSKKDADREIAEGVRVFNVLKESIKRGEEIVKTIKERQKTTEKQADVFIKELEQEISKLMKRSSEVKQLSCSEDHLHLLQNIPSLKAAPPTKDWTEVSVCPPSYEGTVVKAVAQVDKTLSKEMRKLFTEAELKRVQQYAVDVTLDPDTAHPKLILSGDGKKVNHGDAKKNLPDNPKRFTRYANVLGKQSFSSGRFYFEVQVKGKTDWTLGVARESINRKGEIRLSPQNGYWCIWLRNASVYEALTGVLIDLSLQSQPQKVGVFVDYEEGLVSFYDVDAAALIYSFTGCSFTEKLYPYFSPCLNDGGKNSAPLIICPVNQTA, encoded by the coding sequence ATGTCTACTGCCAGCTGTCTGCGATCTGAAGATCAGTTTctgtgctccatctgtctggatgtgttcactgatccaGTCACCACATCGTGTGGACACAACTTCTGTAAAAACTGCATCACTGAACACTGGAACAGTAATGACCAGTACCTGTGTCCCATCTGTAAGGAAGTTTTTATCACAAGACCTGAGCTGCATGTCAACACTTTGCTCTCTGGGATGGTTTCTCAGTTCAGACAGGAATCTCGACagaaagccagcagcagcagctcagagcaacaAGCTGCCAAACCAGGAGAAGTTCCCTGTGACATCTGTActggaaccaaactgaaggccctgaagtcctgtctggtgtgtctggcctcctactgtgagactcacctggagccTCATCTGACAGCTTCTCGTCTGAAAAGACATCAGCTGATGGACCCTGTGGAGAACCTGGAAGACAGGATGTGTATGAAGCACGATAAACCTCTGGAGCTGTTCTGTAAGACCGACCAgacatgtgtctgcatgctctgctctgttttagaCCACAAGACACATGAGTTTGTTCCTCTTaaagaagaatatgaaggaaagaaggcagagctggggaagacagaggctgaaattcagcagatgatccagaagagACAACTGAAGATTCAAGAGATCAAACACTCAGTCGACCTCAGTAAGAAGGACGCAGACAGAGAGATAGCAGAAGGTGTTCGGGTCTTCAATGTTCTGAAGGAGTCTATTAAGAGAGGCGAGGAAATTGTCAAAACAATCAAAGAGAGGCAGAAaacgacagagaaacaggctgacgtcttcatcaaagagctggaacaggaaatctctaagctgatgaagagaagctctgaggtgaagcagctctcatgctctgaagaccacctccacctcctccaaaacATCCCGTCCCTGAAAGCTGCTCCACCcaccaaagactggacagaggtCAGCGTCTGTCCACCATCATATGAGGGGACTGTGGTGAAAGCTGTGGCTCAGGTGGACAAGACGCTCAGCAAAGAGATGAGGAAGCTGTTCACTgaggctgagctgaagagggtccagcagtatgcagtggatgtgactcttgATCCTGATACAGCACATCCTAAACTCATCTTGTCTGGTGATGGAAAGAAAGTAAATCATGGTGATGCGAAGAAGAATCTCCCAGACAACCCAAAGAGATTTACACgttatgcaaatgttttaggaaagcagagtttctcttcaggcagattttactttgaggttcagGTTAAAGGGAAGACTGACTGGACTTTAGGAGTGGCCAGAGAGTCGATCAACAGGAAGGGAGAAATCCGACTGAGCCCTCAGAATGGTTACTGGTGTATATGGTTAAGAAATGCCAGTGTGTATGAAGCTCTTACTGGTGTTTTAATTgatctctctctgcagtctcagcctcagaaggtgggggtgtttgtggattatgaggagggtctggtctccttttatgacgtagatgctgcagctcttatctactcctttactggctgctccttcactgagaaactctacCCATACTTCAGTCCCTGTCTGAATGATGGTGGTAAAAACTCTGCCCCTCTGATCAtctgtcctgtcaatcaaacggcCTGA
- the LOC122976693 gene encoding E3 ubiquitin-protein ligase TRIM21-like, with product MSAASCLRSEDQFLCSICLDVFTDPVTTSCGHNFCKNCITEHWNTNDQYLCPMCKEVFTRRADLRVNTLLSEMVSQFRQEAQQKASSSSSSEQQAAKPGEVPCDVCTGTKLKALKSCLVCLASYCETHLEPHLTASRLKRHQLMDPVENLEDRMCMKHDKPLELFCKTDQTCVCKFCPILDHKTHEFVPLKEEYEGKKAELGKTEAEIQQMIQKRQLKIQEIKHSVDLSKKDADREKAEGVRVFDALKESIRRSEAKVVKTIKERQKTTEKQAEDFIKELEQEISELKKRCTEVKQLCHSEDHLHLLQNFPFLKAAPPTKDWTEVSVHPSYEGTVVRAVTQLEETLSKEMKKLLTEAELKRVQQYAVDVTLDPDTAHPKLVLSDDGKQVNCSDVKKNLTDNPKRFMRYANVLGKQSFSSGRFYFEVQVKGKTDWDLGVARESINRKGVVTLKPQNGYWTIWLRNGNEYRACNDPPFDFSLKSQPQKVGVFVDYEVGLVSFYDVDAAALIYSFTGCSFTEKLYPYFSPRPNDGGKNSAPLIICPVNQTA from the coding sequence atgtctgctgccagctgtctgcgatctgaagatcagtttctgtgctccatctgtctggatgtgttcactgatccaGTCACCACATCctgtggacacaacttctgTAAAAACTGCATCACTGAACACTGGAACACTAATGACCAGTACCTGTGTCCCATGTGTAAAGAGGTTTTTACCAGAAGAGCTGATTTGAGAGTCAATACTCTGCTCTCTGAGATGGTTTCTCAGTTCAGAcaggaagctcaacagaaagccagcagcagcagcagctcagagcaacaAGCTGCCAAACCAGGAGAAGTTCCCTGTGACGTCTGTACTGGAACCAAATTGAAGGCCctgaagtcctgtctggtgtgtctggcctcctactgtgagactcacctggagccTCATCTGACAGCTTCACGTCTGAAAAGACACCAGCTGATGGACCCTGTGGAGAACCTGGAAGACAGGATGTGTATGAAGCACGATAAACCTCTAGAGCTGTTCTGTAAGACCGACCAGACATGTGTCTGCAAGTTCTGCCCTATTTTAGACCACAAGACACATGAGTTTGTTCCTctgaaagaagaatatgaaggaaagaaggcagagctggggaagacagaggctgaaattcagcagatgatccagaagagACAACTGAAGATTCAAGAGATCAAACACTCAGTTGACCTCAGTAAGaaagatgcagacagagagaaagcagaaggcGTTCGGGTCTTCGATGCTCTGAAGGAGTCTATTAGGAGAAGCGAGGCAAAAGTTGTCAAAACAATCAAAGAGAGGCAGAAaacgacagagaaacaggctgaagacttcatcaaagagctggaacAGGAAATCTCTGAGCTGAAAAAGAGATGCACTGAGGTGAAGCAGCTCTGTCACTCTGaagaccacctccacctcctccaaaacTTCCCGTTCCTGAAAGCTGCTCCACCcaccaaagactggacagaggtCAGCGTCCATCCATCATATGAGGGGACTGTGGTGAGAGCTGTGactcagctggaggagacgctcagtaaagagatgaagaagctgctcactgaggctgagctgaagagggtccagcagtatgcagtggatgtgactcttgATCCTGATACAGCACATCCTAAACTCGTCCTGTCTGATGATGGGAAACAAGTAAACTGTAGTGATGTGAAGAAGAATCTCACAGACAACCCAAAGAGATTTATGCGTTATGCTAATGTTTTAGGAAAGCAGAGTTTCTCTTCAGgcagattttactttgaggttcagGTCAAAGGGAAGACTGACTGGGATTTAGGAGTGGCCAGAGAGTCGATCAACAGGAAGGGAGTAGTCACACTGAAACCTCAGAATGGTTACTGGACTATATGGttgagaaatggaaatgagtaTAGAGCTTGTAATGACCCTCCATTTGATTTCTCTCTGAAGTCTCAGCCTcagaaggtgggggtgtttgtggattatgaggtgggtctggtctccttttatgatgtagatgctgcagctcttatctactcctttactggctgctccttcactgagaaactctacCCATACTTCAGTCCCCGCCCTAATGATGGTGGTAAAAACTCTGCCCCTCTGATCAtctgtcctgtcaatcaaactgccTGA
- the LOC122978847 gene encoding E3 ubiquitin-protein ligase TRIM39-like, with translation MSAASCLRSEDQFLCSICLDVFTDPVTTSCGHNFCKTCITEHWNSNDQYLCPICKEVFTRRPDLRVNTLLSEMVSQFRQEAQQKASSSSSEQQAAKPGEVPCDICTGTKLKALKSCLVCLASYCETHLEPHLTASRLKRHQLMDPVENLEDRMCMKHDKPLELFCKTDQTCVCMLCSVLDHKTHEFVPLKEEYEGKKAELGKTEAEIQQMIQKRRLKIQEIKHSVDLSKKDADREMAKSVRVFDVLKESIKRGEETVKTIKERQKMTEEQAEDFIKELEQEISELMKRSSEVKQLSHSEDHLHLLQNFPSLKAAAPTKDWTEVSVRPPSYEGTVVRAVTQLEETLSKEMKKLLTEAELKRVQQYAVDVTLDPDTASMYLILSDDGKQVNCGDVKKNLPDSPKRFMRYASVLGKQSFSSGRFYFEVQVKEKTKWDLGVARELIDRKGDIKLRPLNGYWCIWLRNGNEYSACNDPSVRLSLKSQLQKVGVFVDYEEGLVSFYDVEAAALIYSFTGCSFTEKLYPYFSPCTHDGGKNSAPLIICPVNQTA, from the coding sequence atgtctgctgccagctgtctgcgatctgaagatcagtttctgtgctccatctgtctggatgtgttcactgatccagtcaccacatcatgtggacacaacttctgcaaaaCCTGCATCACTGAACACTGGAATAGTAATGACCAGTACCTGTGTCCCATCTGTAAAGAAGTTTTTACCAGAAGACCTGATTTGAGAGTCAATACTCTGCTCTCTGAGATGGTTTCTCAGTTCAGAcaggaagctcaacagaaagccagcagcagcagctcagagcaacaAGCTGCCAAACCAGGAGAAGTTCCCTGTGACATCTGTActggaaccaaactgaaggccctgaagtcctgtctggtgtgtctggcctcctactgtgagactcacctggagccTCATCTGACAGCTTCTCGTCTGAAAAGACATCAGCTGATGGACCCTGTGGAGAACCTGGAAGACAGGATGTGTATGAAGCACGATAAACCTCTGGAGCTGTTCTGTAAGACCGACCAgacatgtgtctgcatgctctgctctgttttagaccacaagacacatgagtttgttcctctgaaagaagaatatgaaggaaagaaggcagagctggggaagacagaggctgaaattcagcagatgatccagaagagACGACTGAAGATTCAAGAGATCAAACACTCGGTTGACCTCAGTAAGaaagatgcagacagagagatggcAAAGAGTGTTCGAGTCTTTGATGTTCTGAAGGAGTCTATTAAGAGAGGCGAGGAAACTGTCAAAACAATCAaagagaggcagaaaatgacagaggaacaggctgaagacttcatcaaagagctggaacAGGAAATCTCTGAGCTGATGAAGAGAAGCTCTGAagtgaagcagctctcacactctgaagaccacctccacctcctccaaaacTTCCCGTCCCTGAAAGCTGCTGCACCcaccaaagactggacagaggtCAGCGTCCGTCCACCATCATATGAGGGGACTGTGGTGAGAGCTGTGactcagctggaggagacgctcagtaaagagatgaagaagctgctcactgaggctgaactgaagagggtccagcagtatgcagtggatgtgactcttgATCCTGATACAGCAAGTATGTATCTCATTCTGTCTGATGATGGAAAACAAGTGAACTGTGGTGATGTGAAGAAGAATCTCCCAGACAGCCCAAAGAGATTTATGCGTTATGCAAGTGTTTTAGGAAAGCAGAGTTTCTCTTCAGgcagattttactttgaggttcagGTTAAAGAGAAGACTAAATGGGATTTAGGAGTGGCCAGAGAGTTGATCGACAGGAAGGGAGACATCAAACTGAGACCTCTGAATGGTTACTGGTGTATATGGttgagaaatggaaatgagtaCAGTGCTTGTAATGACCCTTCAGTCCgtctctctctgaagtctcagcttcagaaggtgggggtgtttgtggattatgaggagggtctggtctccttttatgaCGTAGAAGCTGCAGCTCTTATCTACTCCTTTACTGGCTGctccttcactgagaaactctacCCATACTTCAGTCCCTGTACTCATGATGGTGGTAAAAATTCTGCCCCTCTGATCAtctgtcctgtcaatcaaactgccTGA